DNA sequence from the Aptenodytes patagonicus chromosome 13, bAptPat1.pri.cur, whole genome shotgun sequence genome:
AAAGGGATGGTTTGTGGGGTTAGTGTGAGATCCCATAGAAAAGCCACCCTGCCCCTGTTCCCCGCTGTACCATCTTGGCTAGCACGGTCATCAGGGCAGCGGGTTCCCTGGGATGGCCATTTCTCCCGACAAATAGCAATGCCGGGACCACACAGATTGGTGTGATTCTGAGCCCCGGGAGCATAAGTGACCTGGACAGCCCAGAAGGAAGCAGCTGGGTGGATGTAGGTGCAGGGAAGAGTTGTCCCTGCAGTTGGTGCTGGGCATGCAGGGGACTGCAAATGAATTCCTGTCTGTGCAGGCTAGGACCAGCTCATGAGAGACTGCGGGAGCCTGCAGCTGCAGGATGAGGTGCGAGGCAGGAGGTTCATCCCAGCATCACTGAGTGGAGAAGAACTTCAGTGCCTCTCTTGAGCCCCTTCCTCCATATGATGTTCTATGGCCATCTGGGAAAGGTTGAGGGCAGCCAATTTCCATGGGAGCGTTGTGGCTCCCTGGCAGCCTACAGGCAGTGTTGGAGGACTCAGAGAACAGCAGCAAAGAAGGGAGGACATCAGTTTGAAAGATGGGGTCTTTGTCCCAGCTAGAAAAGCTCTTGAGGGTCTGCAAAAACAGGCATCAGGACAGGTCCACAGTGGCAGAGCTTCTCCAATGGACGCATGCGCTGCAGACCTGTCTTTGAACCAGACTGCTGCACTTCAGCAGAGTCTTTTTGTCTCTCCCTCCCCTGAGCGGTGGGCGTGGGTATGCCTACATACAGGTGGAGAGGGTTGTAGTGTGGGTTTGTATTGATAGAGGAaacctgccagccccagcccctgcctgcaaaTGGCTGCCGCAGACCgggaggaggctcagggaaggggaagaggtcTGGCAGGGTTTGGCCCTGTGTCTGGCTTCAGCCTGGAAAGGAGATGGTGAAGCAGGGATGTGATGGTGAACCATGTGGCTGGAGGGTGGACAGGGACTGTGGTCACTGCCTCCTCTAGCCAAAAAGTTGGGGGACATCAAAAGAACTTGTGGGGACCAACAGGCTCGGGAAGCTGAAGGATGAAGCTCTGTACAGTGTGCTGAGAACTCCCCGCTGCAGGACGCTTTGGGGGCTGAACATTTCCACGGCTTCAAGAGAAGCCCGCACAGATTCACGGCAGGGCAAGTCACTGCCGTGTGCTGCACGCAGAGGCACCCGGTCTGCTGTAGGACTGAGCTGTGATGGCTGAGGGTTTAGGAGAATTGGAGCAGTACCATAGATGGCTGCCCCACATCCTGGGCATCTGCTTTTGATTGTTATTAGAGACACAAGCTAGACGGACCTTTGATGCGATGCAGTTCAGCTGCCTCGATGGTTGTATGCACTTCCCTGCATCTCTGTGTCTGGAGCTCAGGCTGAGACTGGGATTTTTTAAGTACTGGAGCACCAGGGAGTGCAGATCTCTTTTCTGGgcatctcttccttcttccttccctttgtctttccctctctttcttctccCCTTGCCACTCTGCTCCCTCCATCTGACcgtgccccccctccccttgaCGGTCccggggaggagagcagagatgcTGCAATTCCCAGGCACAGGTGCACGGTCCCCGCCGCGCGCTGCCCCCAGGCACGGCCCCCACCGCCGCAGCTGACAGCCCACTGGAAATAATGTGTTGTGGCAGAGAGAGACTCAGCAGACCACGAAGATCTGCTGGTGCGGGAACTGCTCAGCAACCAGGAGCCGCAACGCCTGTCTCCCGGCTCCACAGGGCCTGATCCAGCTCTGGGGATGCCTCCGCTCTACCGGAGCCTGCCTGGCTCACACACGGGGCAATTTCCCAccctctccccttctttttctttgctctttcctaTTCTCCTCCCTTGCTGTTCCTCTCTGCAGCATTAGGGAGGTGGAAGCAGCCAAGCTGCCTGTCCCCTGCGCGGGATGGCTCCCTGCCGTCCCCCGCACCACCAGGCAGAGGAGGGGAACGAACAGCTTTTGCAGCAGCATTGGAGGAGGAGGATCAGGTGTGCAGGAATGGAACAACCAGTTCCAGTCTCCCAGCAAAGATTTAATCTGCCTCTGGCATATAAACAGCAAATGTTTGCTCAACTGACCTGCAAACAGGCGGCGTGCATCGCAGCGGGGCTGAGGCACCTGGCTCCCCACTCAGCCGCTCTTTGTTTCTTGCCCTCTAGCAGGTTGGGTGTATGGGGAGATGGGGCAGGGGATCAGGGCACAGCCACGTCCAGGATGCTCGGGGCACCTCAGGCTCGGTGGCTGGAGCCAGGGAGCGATGCTCAGAGGGACCCCATcctgcacagctgctgctgcatccctTCTGCTCCCCTGAGCATCGCAGCGTGTGTGCAGAGCTCTCACAGCTCACAGGCGTGACGCACACAGAAAGTGTCTGAGGGCTCAAGGACAAGCATGTCCCTCCGGTCAGGCGGTCAGGCTGTCGCTCGCTGCGGTGAACCTGCAGGCAGGAGGCCCCGAGCTCTGCCTGCGCATCCCACTGCGATGGGAGAAATCAGCCTTGGCTGCTGCAGGTCAGGTCTGCACCCCTGGGGCTCCCCTCAAAATCCCAGGGGACATGGGTTCATTACAAGGGGACGTTTTTGCCTATTTTCTGCTAGACCAGATCTTAGCGGCAGGGTCAGCTTCCAGCTCAACCGACATGTGGGCATGCAGAGGACTGTCCCCAAaccctgcctgcagctcagcctgcTCCACAGGCTCCTGCGCCGCACTGGGGAAGCCACAGCATGGCTTGTTCCCTGTCCCCATCGCAGGCAGGAGATACTCTCTGCTGTTTGACGACAAACCTCAGGAAGAAAGTGGAAAGGGTCCTACACAGGTAATTCCCTCTCCCGTCATGCAAATGCTCTCACCATGCTCCCAGAGGAGGGTGATGCCCCTTGGTGCCGGTGGTGAGGAGAGTGGGTAGCAGAGCACGGAGCATCCTCCAGTCCAGCACAGCCACCGCCTGGGCATGGGGCTGGTGGGACTGTCCGCGGGGCCACCGCTCCTGCAGGGCACGCGGTATtccaggctgtggccagagcaGCGATGTGTACCCGGAGCGGGATGCTTGGGGGAGGAAGCACAGGGCCATGGGGCGAGCAGCCAGCCCCAAGGACGTGGGCTCACCGAGAGGAGCCATCTGCAGCAGCCATGCCACCCAGCCCTGGCAGGTGGGGAGCACTGTGGGGCCACACAGCAACCCGGCTCCCGGTGCTGCTGCCACGCCAGCCCCTTCTCTGCCCATTCCACTCTGATCCCAGCTCTTCGGGCCTGCTGTGCCGGTCTCCCCCAGGAGCTGCAatgctcctccccagccccacggggaaaCCCCCCCAGGCCATGTGCAGAAGGATGAGGGCTACGGCTGGGCTGGGCACGCTCCAGTCCAGTGGGGAGCAACGCCCGTTGCGGGGGCTGTCAGCTCCTTGAGCCACCGCCTCGACCTGCCCAAAGCCGCAGCGTGCCCCAGTGCGCAGAGACGCgctctttcccttcccatcctgCAAAACGCGTCTCCTTCTCCCCAAAAGCCGGGGAGCAGATTGTTTCCCCGAATGGCTCCAACTGCCACATCAGTGGCAATCTGGAGATGCCGCTGCCCCCTTCTCCTTCCCGGGCTGTGCAATCCCACACCAGCCTGGCTGCGGGGTCTCCCGGGGTATAGCTCTGCCCTGGGACCTGCCACGTGGGGGAAGGATTTGGCCCTTGAGAAATGAGCCCCACCCACGCAGAATGAGCCCTCAAATTCGCTGCCCTCCCCAGGAGAAATGCAGGTTTTTGTTCTAACGGGGAGGAAGCCGGCAAGTGCCTCCAGGGCAAAGCGGTGTCTGGAGGGGTGACGCAGACGTGTGCATTGGTGTCGGGTGCTCTGCGACTGCACGAGATCGCTGCTTGGCCATCTGTGGAGGAGCCCAGTTTCATGAGCGTGGAGCCTCTGCAGATCCGGCTCCTCTGGGAGGCGAGGAGCCGGGGTGCTgtgctcccctgcctgctcccgggGCAGGCGGGGTGACGGGCTGTGGGACAGGCGTGACCCCGCCgtccccagggaggctgtggtGGGAAGCACACAAAGGCCAGCCCTGTGTCGGGGGGCTGTGGGGGACATTCCCCAGACAGTTTGATCGCAGGGAAGACGCCTGGAAGTGGGGAGGTGTGTTTGGATTGGTTTTCCAGGCCGGATTACCCCTGTCCTGGCACAGGACAGGGTCAGCCCCGCGTAGGGGGGCAGGACCGCCTTTCCAGCAGCAACGCCAGGTTAAAGGCAGGCAGTCCGCCGCCTCTCCCCGTCCAGTCTGTCCATCCGACTGTCCTCTTTGCACCACGACTACACATTCACGTGCAGGGTTGTATCTGCATTTAGCCCAGCTCTGCACCAGCTTTGGTGCATGAGCTTTGGAACACCTCGGTTGGCTCTGGCACTGCAGCACCCCAGGAGACGGCAAAGCCGCACGGGTCTGTGCCCAGCGCAGCACGCGGGGCTGTGGGCAGGTTTCTCCTCCGTTCCCTGCCCTCAGCAGGGGAATCATCCCTGGGCtggcctggggctgccccagggagGCTCCGGCTGGGCGGGCAGGTCACCTGGGAGCTTCAAAGTCAGCTCGAGGTGGTTTAGCTTCAACGCCTTTAACAGCgtttggtttcctttttctctggggTGATTTGACAGAAGAGGGTTAAAAATGGGGCCAGCATTTACGGGCACACCAATAGTGTTTGGGCAAAAATTCCATCACTGGCCTGGGTTTAAATCCTAAACACGGAAGCTCTAGACCGAGGTCCCAGCAGCTCCGCTCCCTGGGGCCAGGAGGTGCCCATGGAGCAGAGCCATCATCCCGGGGAGCCACAGGCACAGCTCACCAGCTCCATGCTGTCCTTCTTCCAGGGCACACAGTGGTTCCCGGAGAGGTGTGGGAAGATTCACGTGCTGTGCCCCTCCATTCCCACAAGGAGCCGTCCCCAGGCACTTGCCACCATGTCCAAAGATGACGTGAGCTGCAAGCTGACCTCCGTCTACAAGCACAAGGAGAGGAAGCCGAAAAAGCCCCACTACATCCCGAGGCCATGGGGCAAGCCGTACAACTACAAATGTTTCCAGTGCCCCTTCACCTGCATGGAGAAGTCCCATCTCTACAACCACATGAAGTACAGCCTGTGCAAGaactccctctccctcctcatcGAGTCCGACTGGCCCTACAAGAAGGGCAATCTGCTCCACCCAGAGCTGCGGCTCCTGCACGCAACGGAGACCTCCCGCCTGCATGGGCAGCGGGACAAGCAGGAGACCTGCGACTCCTCAGCCACGTTGGGAGGGTCAGTTAGGACCAAGCAGGCCTCCGGCAGGGACGGCCATGAGGACAAGCTGATGTCAGGGGTGGAGATCCTGCCTGCTGAAGGGGCTGGTGAAGAAGGTGGCCCAttcccagaggaggaggaggatgttgcTGGCCTGTTGAGGGAGATGGATGCgggggagaagaaagagaaaaatgaagaggcAGGTTGCCAAGGTGACCCAGCTGAACCAGAAGTGAACACTTTGGTCTTCGGTTTCAAGAACAAGAGGGACAAGCCTTGCAAGGAGGTGGAGCCCGACTTCATCATCACAGACGTCTTCTCCCTCAAGAACCACGTCATGAAAAGCAGGGAAATGGCCTCCCCAGACCTAGATGCTAAGCCAAAGCATTGCAAAGTGCCAAAGAAATGCCTGGCCAGCAGCGGGATCCTCATGGAGCAGTGGAAGCTGGTGGCAAATGGGCAAAGGAGGAACACACCTGAGGTCTCCTCACCTTGTACCGACAGCAACATCATCCCGTGCTACCCGCCTCCAGCCTACAGTGACTACCATGAACCTCAGGGCCTCAACCTCTCACTGCTGGGTATTAACTACCCGTTAAACCCCAGTCTTTTCTCCTACCTGAGCCCCACCATGGCCAACAGTGCTACGACACACCCGCACTTGGCTCAGCTGCCCTTCCTGGCCTCCACGGCCCAGCTGATGCACCCACATGCCTCCCACTTCCAGCCTCTGCAGAGCCCCGAGCGCTCAGCCTTCCTTCCCCGCTTCTACTACCCCTTGCTCTTCGAGCACACCTTCAGCTCCACTGAAAGCAAGATGTCCTCCAGCAAGCCAGAAGCCCAGCAGCTGGTGGGCTCTGTCATGCCCACGCCGCCCCAAGCCAAACCTCCCAGTGAGCCAACCAAACCAGGGCTGCTGAAGGTACCGGTTCTGAAGACAGGTTTTCCTTGGTCCAAAGGTGTCAGAGAGGAGCCAGCCTCCGAGCTCAGCCACCCTGCCATGCTGgggcaggaagaagaggagaaatggcTGTCCCAAGAGAAGGACAGCAACTCAACTTTGGGCCTCAACAACCTACGCAAAAAGCCAGCCACTGACATCTATCAAAACATGGTGGGGATGAAGGACGGTACTTTTGCCCACAGCAGCGTCCAGAAGACAGAGTTACCGGTGGTGGCCTGTCTGGAGACCAGCAGCCCTCCAGGCAACTCCCTGAAGAGGAAGTTCACTGCCAATGGGCTGGATTTGATAGGACCTGAAAGGCTGATGCCGGGAAAACTCAGCTACCAGAGCAGGTAAGGTGCCTGTGttctctctgcctcttcctcacaTCTGGTTGGCCCTAAACATCACCTTCATACCCCATTGTATTACTGACCCCCCACTTGCCTCTAAACCATGACATGAGTCTCCAAGGGCTGAGCACACTCCAGGCTGGTGGTCCATACCAATGCCCGCTCAGAGCAGGGCTTTCTGCCCTCCAGGAACAAAGGACTTGAATAGCCTTCAGGTGCATCCAAGCACCCGGGCTATGTCACCACTTGCTGTCCCGTGCTTTCCCCTGTTTTATACAGAGCCAGAAGCGATGTGGTGTCTGTGCGGTGTGGACCTGTGCTCCCCAGGCACCAGGAAATCTCCTCTTGGGTCCCCAGATATCCCAGGGTTGCTGGAACAATCGTTGCCTGTTTTTAAACATACGCATTTGCATTCCTTTGATTTGCCTTCTGGTTTCAAAGCCCAGAGGGACGGTCACGTTTCcaaacaattcctttttcctgGGGCTAGAAATGTGCACAGCTCCTTTTAACAAAATTTCAGTTCCTCCCCTGGTTGTGCAAGTCCAGCTGTGGCTCCaagaaaaatgtcactgtaaaCCCCACCACTCTTGGCACCTGGAGGAGCTTTCTCTGGAGAAGCTCTCCATGGTTTTCTATCTCCACCTGCCTCTTCTCTGCTCTCAGGCTGGCTGGAGAGATCCCCTCCAAGTGGGCCTTCAGGACTGTGGGATGGTCATTTCCATCAATGTTCTCCAGTGCTCCAAGAAGGAGAATCCAGGTTTGGCTAGCTGAGGTGGGATCACTTATCAGCACCATCTCCACAGACTGGCCCCTCCCCAAAATAGCCTGTGGCAGGGTCCATCCACCTCCTGGGAGAACGATGCCAGGAGCAGGTCCAGCCAGGGCTCTGCATGCTCAGATCAAAGCCCTTCCTGGAAGGGTCTCACGCTGGCAGCAGACAGTGGAGGAACCCTGGCTGAACCTGGCAATGCTGGCCCTGGACATATGCCCAAggattttcctctctctttccctacTGATTGTATCCACTTCTTCTCTGCAGTGGTTCAAGGGCCAACCCTGGCCACATCCCCAAGGCCCTAGACCACTGGCACACAGAGGTCCTCGCAGGCCGGCCTGAGGAACTGGAGAGGGGCAATGACGCTGAAGTTCTTCCCTCTGTGGGTGCTGGCCTGGACCATGGCCTCTGCAAGCAGAGCAGACCCCAAGAGACTTCTGCCACCATGACAGACTCTGAGGCCACAACCGTGCTTATTGGGGACCTGTCCAAAACCTTAGAGGAGTACCAAGAGGTGGAGAAGAAACTGTCTGATCTGGCAAAGGAGGACACCCCTGGGCAAAAAGAGCTGAGGGACCAGCTGGTCAAAATCCAAAGGGAGCTCTACCACATCCACCAGGCACTGGAGAAAGCCACCAAACCCCACGAGGGGCCTCTGGACCTCTCGGTGAAGAGATCCTCTGAAGGTCTGGAGAAGGTCCAGCAGGCCAAGAAGGAGCCCTGCAACATGAGCCTGGGAAGTGAGAAGCTCCACGGCAAAGACCAAGGGGCCCTCAACAAATGTACGGCCACCGGGGAGGCTGGAGATGGGGAGGGGCTGCCAAACTGCCTCCTCGAGGCCGAGAACAAAACCATCGACCTGCTgatcaagatgagccgctccgaGAGCCTCCGGACATCCTCCTCCGAGGCCCACCTGGGCGCTGTAATCAAGGCTGAGGTCCTGCCGCTCACCATGCCCCTGGAGCTCCGGcacgtgatggagccctactACAGTCGTACCACCAAGTGCGAGGCAGACTCCAGCGTCCTGCTCTGCTCCGACGGCAGATCCAGCACCACGCAGGGCCCTCAGCTCCCGGTCACCACTGAGGATGGGCCCCTGGGCTGCCGGGCCATGCAGCGCTCCCTGTCCTGCAGCCTTCCCAGCGAGACAGACGCAGTGTGTGTCCACAGCCCTCTGCATGCCGACCCCTAAGTCCACCTTGCTCGAAAGCTCCTGGATCTCACTGACCACCTCATGCTTCACCTTCCTAGTGTcccacctctctgctccccctcttCCCCATGGATGAAAGCTTAACCACTGCCTGGCTGGGGCCACGTTGCGTGGGGTCCCAGCTAGCTCCCCCGGCTGACTCCACAAGGTGTAAAAAAACAGTCCCTGTCCTACCCCAGTGTCAAGGACGGTGCTCCTGGGCTCTGCATACTCCAGAGCTTCAGCTCCCTGGTCCTGGAGCTCCCTTTGAAAGGGAAGTCACTAGCAGGCAAAAAAAAGGGAACTGCTAAAAGCACCAAGCTTTCAGCAGAAGGCTCATCCAGCCCTCTCATCAGAGACACTCAGGGACTTTTGCAACCCGGCTCCCATGATCTGTGGACAGGGGAGGGACCACAGACAGGGTATCTGCAAGGCCAAGCCTCGGTCCAGCCATGGTTGTGCTCAAACAGACTGTGGCTGCCACCTTGTACAGAGCAAAGACACGGTGGCTTTGCCCCATGGTGGCTTGAGGGTCACAGCAGGGAATCAGATGCCCAGCCGGACTGACCCAGACGCCAAGTACTTTCCACACTGTGGAGACAAGAACATCTTCCCAGCCATAATGACAAGACGACACAGGAGCCACCTTGCCACAGCTCCACACCTGGGTCCTGAGCTCTCCTGCCAAGGGCACTTGCCACATGTGGGGACTGCTGGGCCATGGGGACTTGTTCCTGCCCACCAGTCCTCCAGTGTCTGGCTCCTTCTTTTGCCTTTACACAGGAAggaccttccctccctctgccatGATGGCCTCTCCCCCTGCAGACATGATGCATGTTCCTCACAAAGTCCCTGatcctgcagagcacagctcccctGAGCTCCTGCCCGCTAGTCCTAATCCCCCAAATGATGATACATGGGACAGCAAAATGGGTGAGACGATGCTGCGACGAACCCCACTGCGCAAGGGGCAAAGACCCTAAAAACAACTGTGAAGGGACAAACTTGGCCTGTTCCAAGATGGAACGGTGCTGAGCGGCCACCCCTCAGCCAGAGCACCGGAGAGCCAACCACCCAGGCAGGTGCCTGCTGCTTGCGGGATGAGCACTGGCCTTCCCAAAAGGCCACCTTCTCCCCGTGCTTGCTGGGGGCTCTTGCCTCTGTTGGGCAGCCCGGTACCCACCATAGGGCAGTCAcacctccctgtcccctgccacccCACTGAGCAGCATCTCCTCTGGCTCAGGATGTCCCCATGCTTGGGCCAGGATTTCTTGGACTCCCTCCCACTGTGGCAGGTATAATGGGCTCTCCTCAGCTTGGAAAAGCCAGGCACCCTTTCCTCTCCCATCCACACTCCCTGTTCAGGAGATGGTGGGGTCCCCTGTTAGCACCCAGGGGTCAAGCCGACTTGACCTGGTGGCTTGTTCTTTGCAATGAGAAGAGCCGGGatgggggggcaggagggcaggacaAAAAGGACAGCAAGCAAAGCCACAAATAAGGGACCTACACAGCACAGCAAGGGAGCTTTAGATGCTGGCTCTTCTCTGGGCACAAAGTGGACAATCCTACTGCGGGTGGCTGGAGAAGGCAAGCCCGCACGTGGGACCTGGGACTCCCAAGTACTGTGATGGACCCAGACAACAGGAAGAGTTGACTCTTCTCACCTGATTGCTCTCTGGACAAAGCTTCCACCTCATCAAAGGGGTTTATTTCTCACTCAAGGACTTTGCTTAGGGCACACAGGCCTGTGGAGTTATTGGTCTCTTCTCTCTGGGGAAaagtgtggggtgggggggcattCAAAAGGAGAGATGCTCAGCTCAGCACCGTGGCCCTTTTGAGCCAGCTCCAGATCTTCCTGATGGGCCAtgtcctgctgcttcccagcatggCCCTGGCCCTACAAGGCCCAAGTGAAGGTCATGAGACCCCACCAGAAGAGACCCCAGAGCTTGGGTGCAGGATCCTCGATCCCAGAGCCCAGGGGAGGTGGCGTTGGGCCTTTCTTTCTGGGTTTGAATAGTGCTGTCATCTTTGGATGCCGTAACACCATCAGCTCAGCAGCCCCCTCCATACCAAGCACCTTGCTCACATTACCCACTCCCAACAGCCTGCCAGTCTCTCCAGCCTCTTCTGCCACCCTGTGCCCCTCTGTCACCCCGTGCCCCTCTGTCACCCAccccctcccagctcccttgCTCACAGAGCCCTGGCAGCCGCTGTCCCCCACGCCAGCAC
Encoded proteins:
- the PRR35 gene encoding proline-rich protein 35, whose protein sequence is MSKDDVSCKLTSVYKHKERKPKKPHYIPRPWGKPYNYKCFQCPFTCMEKSHLYNHMKYSLCKNSLSLLIESDWPYKKGNLLHPELRLLHATETSRLHGQRDKQETCDSSATLGGSVRTKQASGRDGHEDKLMSGVEILPAEGAGEEGGPFPEEEEDVAGLLREMDAGEKKEKNEEAGCQGDPAEPEVNTLVFGFKNKRDKPCKEVEPDFIITDVFSLKNHVMKSREMASPDLDAKPKHCKVPKKCLASSGILMEQWKLVANGQRRNTPEVSSPCTDSNIIPCYPPPAYSDYHEPQGLNLSLLGINYPLNPSLFSYLSPTMANSATTHPHLAQLPFLASTAQLMHPHASHFQPLQSPERSAFLPRFYYPLLFEHTFSSTESKMSSSKPEAQQLVGSVMPTPPQAKPPSEPTKPGLLKVPVLKTGFPWSKGVREEPASELSHPAMLGQEEEEKWLSQEKDSNSTLGLNNLRKKPATDIYQNMVGMKDGTFAHSSVQKTELPVVACLETSSPPGNSLKRKFTANGLDLIGPERLMPGKLSYQSSGSRANPGHIPKALDHWHTEVLAGRPEELERGNDAEVLPSVGAGLDHGLCKQSRPQETSATMTDSEATTVLIGDLSKTLEEYQEVEKKLSDLAKEDTPGQKELRDQLVKIQRELYHIHQALEKATKPHEGPLDLSVKRSSEGLEKVQQAKKEPCNMSLGSEKLHGKDQGALNKCTATGEAGDGEGLPNCLLEAENKTIDLLIKMSRSESLRTSSSEAHLGAVIKAEVLPLTMPLELRHVMEPYYSRTTKCEADSSVLLCSDGRSSTTQGPQLPVTTEDGPLGCRAMQRSLSCSLPSETDAVCVHSPLHADP